A window of Polaribacter litorisediminis contains these coding sequences:
- the hemH gene encoding ferrochelatase, giving the protein MKGVLLNNLGSPDSTELKDVKKYLDEFLMDGRVIDIDYWKRYILIKGIILNFRPKKSAKAYKKIWWDEGSPLVVISERFAEKVNHKTDIPVELAMRYGSMSMEKGIKNLADQGVTEIFLAPLYPHYAMSSYETVVVQAEEILAEKYPHIILDTLPPFYNKPEYIKAMSNNIAHHLKGFEYDHILFSYHGIPERHIRKSDPTKSHCKIDGSCCERNSVAHYTCYRHQCFETTKEIAKTLNLKEGTWSNSFQSRLLKDPWLKPYTDFELEKFPEMGKKKLAVITPAFVSDCLETLEEIAMEGEEDFMAAGGTHYKHIPCMNDNDDWVDVMVSWIDEWQGEKVING; this is encoded by the coding sequence ATGAAAGGAGTTTTACTAAACAACTTAGGATCACCAGATTCTACAGAATTAAAAGACGTTAAAAAATATTTAGATGAATTTTTAATGGATGGTCGTGTTATCGATATTGATTATTGGAAACGCTACATTTTAATTAAAGGGATCATTTTAAATTTCAGACCTAAAAAATCAGCGAAAGCTTACAAAAAAATTTGGTGGGATGAAGGGTCGCCATTGGTTGTGATATCAGAACGATTTGCAGAAAAAGTAAACCACAAAACAGACATTCCGGTTGAATTAGCGATGCGTTATGGCTCTATGTCCATGGAAAAAGGAATTAAAAATTTAGCTGACCAAGGAGTTACAGAAATCTTTTTAGCCCCTCTATATCCTCATTATGCGATGTCTTCTTACGAAACTGTAGTAGTACAGGCCGAAGAAATTTTAGCTGAAAAATATCCGCATATTATTTTAGATACCTTACCTCCTTTTTATAACAAACCAGAGTATATAAAAGCGATGAGTAACAATATTGCGCATCATTTAAAAGGTTTCGAGTATGATCATATTCTGTTTTCTTACCACGGAATTCCTGAGCGCCATATCAGAAAATCAGATCCAACAAAAAGTCATTGTAAAATAGATGGTTCTTGTTGCGAGCGCAATTCTGTGGCACATTATACATGCTATAGACATCAATGTTTTGAAACCACCAAAGAAATTGCCAAAACCTTAAATTTAAAAGAAGGAACATGGAGCAATTCTTTTCAGTCAAGATTGTTAAAAGATCCATGGTTAAAGCCCTACACCGATTTTGAATTAGAGAAATTTCCAGAAATGGGAAAAAAGAAATTAGCAGTGATTACACCTGCTTTTGTTTCAGATTGTTTAGAAACTTTAGAGGAAATTGCCATGGAAGGTGAAGAAGATTTTATGGCTGCTGGAGGTACTCATTACAAACACATTCCTTGTATGAATGATAATGACGATTGGGTTGATGTAATGGTTTCTTGGATTGATGAATGGCAAGGAGAAAAAGTGATAAATGGTTAG
- a CDS encoding TrmH family RNA methyltransferase gives MKQLTHYDIENNQKQFPITIVCDAIRTPENIGMCFRISESFGVEKIYFHKDSPAIENRKVINTARNTIAQINYEYYVNFPKIIAQLKAAGNTIIGIEITDKSINIQDFNFKNHEKIVLILGSERNGIEDINLMDYTISIPMYGRNSSMNVIHSLAIMLYEITKQKVTKS, from the coding sequence TTGAAACAACTTACACATTACGATATCGAAAACAATCAGAAACAGTTTCCAATAACTATTGTTTGCGATGCTATTAGAACACCAGAAAATATTGGTATGTGTTTTAGAATTTCTGAAAGTTTTGGTGTAGAAAAAATTTATTTTCATAAAGATTCACCTGCCATAGAAAACAGAAAAGTAATCAACACGGCAAGAAATACAATTGCTCAAATTAATTATGAGTATTATGTCAATTTCCCTAAAATTATCGCACAACTAAAAGCCGCAGGAAACACCATTATAGGAATAGAAATTACTGATAAAAGCATCAATATTCAAGATTTTAATTTTAAAAATCATGAAAAAATAGTCTTAATTTTGGGCAGTGAACGCAATGGAATTGAAGACATCAATTTAATGGATTACACAATTTCAATACCCATGTATGGCAGAAATTCTAGCATGAATGTAATTCACAGTTTGGCCATTATGCTTTATGAGATAACGAAGCAAAAAGTAACAAAAAGTTAG
- a CDS encoding helix-turn-helix transcriptional regulator translates to MFKNVGKSSFDEINLEKGFYVLHFQNESNEVQNFEREINSTFIQIHFCLRGNSKFLFNSGSYTFDVLDNRSILLYNPQRILPIHLEIQPKTTLISLLISIEKFHSLFSKESGYIPFLSDENSNRKYYDDAEIKPTVSIVLQQIINSNINSSIRELYVKGKVYELLSLHFQKDESAEGEYCPFLVDEENVLKIRKAKEIIIENMAEPPSLQELANEVGLNIKKLKEGFKQIYGDTVFSFLFDYKMEHSRRLLETNLYNVNEVGLQVGYSTSSHFIAAFKKKFGTTPKKYVMGLQN, encoded by the coding sequence ATGTTCAAAAATGTCGGTAAAAGTTCTTTTGATGAAATAAATCTTGAAAAAGGGTTTTATGTACTTCATTTTCAGAATGAAAGCAACGAAGTGCAAAATTTTGAAAGAGAAATCAACAGCACTTTTATACAAATACATTTTTGTTTGCGAGGAAATTCTAAATTTTTATTCAATTCGGGTTCTTATACTTTTGATGTTTTAGATAACAGATCTATCCTGTTATACAACCCACAAAGAATATTGCCTATCCATTTAGAAATTCAACCCAAAACAACCCTAATTTCTTTGTTAATTTCTATAGAAAAATTTCATTCTTTATTCTCTAAAGAATCTGGTTACATTCCTTTTTTGAGTGATGAAAATAGCAACCGAAAATATTATGATGATGCAGAAATTAAACCAACAGTTTCTATTGTTTTACAGCAAATCATCAATTCTAATATTAACAGTTCTATTAGAGAATTATATGTAAAAGGAAAAGTTTACGAATTATTAAGTTTGCATTTTCAGAAAGATGAAAGTGCCGAGGGTGAATATTGTCCGTTTTTAGTGGATGAAGAAAATGTTTTAAAAATTAGAAAAGCAAAAGAAATTATCATCGAAAATATGGCTGAACCGCCAAGTTTACAAGAATTAGCAAATGAAGTTGGTTTAAATATTAAAAAATTAAAAGAAGGTTTTAAGCAAATTTATGGAGATACCGTTTTTAGTTTCTTGTTCGATTATAAAATGGAACATTCTAGAAGATTGTTAGAAACAAACCTCTATAACGTAAATGAAGTAGGTTTGCAAGTTGGTTACAGCACTTCAAGTCATTTTATTGCCGCCTTTAAAAAGAAATTTGGTACGACACCAAAAAAATATGTGATGGGTTTACAGAATTAG
- the hemA gene encoding glutamyl-tRNA reductase — translation MHENKTTHFYNIGVSYKKADVKTRGKYSLSNESQESLLALAKAKKFEGVFILSTCNRTEICGFAEHPYQLIQLLCHFSEGSVEEFASISNVYKNQEAVEHLFRIGTGLESQILGDYEIVGQLRQSFKMAKLQNTTNAYLERLLNSVFQASKRVKNETKLSSGTTSVSYAAVQYLIKNVPNYNTKNILVFGLGKMGKHTCKNLAEYTQNKSVCLINRTEQKAIEFIKEHASIRKSVIKNLSAEIENAHVLIVSTGSDKPTILKEHVQNNKKLLILDLSMPENVAKDVRDLEGVSLVNVDELSKITDETLAVRQKEIPLAEAIILKHKTEFNDWLNHRRFTPAIAALKEYLEVIKNDEINFQKKKIVNFDENQAEILTSRFIQKITTQFVKHLKDDETSVTESIEVMQKVFQS, via the coding sequence ATGCACGAGAATAAAACAACACATTTCTATAATATTGGAGTGAGCTACAAAAAAGCTGACGTAAAAACACGTGGAAAATATTCCTTATCTAACGAGAGTCAAGAATCTTTGTTAGCGTTAGCAAAGGCTAAAAAGTTTGAAGGAGTTTTTATTTTATCAACTTGTAATAGAACGGAAATTTGTGGTTTTGCAGAGCATCCTTATCAACTAATACAATTATTATGTCATTTTTCTGAAGGTTCTGTAGAAGAATTTGCTTCGATTTCTAATGTCTATAAAAACCAAGAAGCTGTTGAACATTTATTCAGAATTGGTACAGGTTTAGAAAGTCAGATTTTAGGAGATTATGAGATTGTTGGGCAATTAAGGCAGTCGTTTAAAATGGCTAAATTGCAAAATACCACAAATGCATATCTAGAAAGGCTGTTAAATAGTGTTTTTCAGGCTAGCAAAAGAGTTAAAAATGAAACAAAATTAAGTTCAGGCACAACATCTGTTTCATACGCTGCCGTGCAATATCTTATTAAAAATGTGCCCAATTATAACACCAAAAATATTTTAGTTTTTGGTCTGGGTAAAATGGGGAAACACACTTGTAAAAATTTAGCAGAATACACGCAAAACAAGTCAGTTTGTTTAATTAACCGCACAGAGCAAAAAGCGATTGAATTTATAAAAGAGCATGCTTCTATAAGAAAATCGGTTATTAAAAACTTATCAGCAGAAATTGAAAATGCTCATGTTTTAATAGTTTCTACAGGTTCTGACAAACCTACTATTTTAAAAGAACATGTTCAAAATAATAAGAAATTACTGATTTTAGATTTATCGATGCCAGAAAATGTTGCAAAAGATGTTAGAGATTTAGAAGGAGTTTCTTTGGTAAATGTTGATGAACTCTCTAAGATTACAGATGAAACTTTGGCAGTACGTCAAAAGGAAATCCCTTTGGCAGAGGCGATTATTCTAAAACATAAAACAGAATTTAACGATTGGTTAAATCACAGGAGATTTACGCCAGCAATTGCCGCTTTAAAAGAGTATTTAGAAGTTATAAAAAATGATGAAATAAATTTTCAGAAAAAGAAAATTGTTAATTTTGATGAAAATCAAGCAGAAATATTAACTTCACGTTTTATTCAAAAAATTACTACACAGTTTGTAAAACACCTAAAAGATGATGAAACTTCGGTAACAGAAAGCATCGAAGTAATGCAAAAAGTGTTTCAATCTTAA
- the hemC gene encoding hydroxymethylbilane synthase: MQKIIRIGTRNSELALWQANKVRKELRELGYESVLVPIKSTGDIILDKPLYELGITGIFTKNLDIAMLNGDIDIAVHSLKDVPTALPEGIVQAAVLKRGNYNDILVLKGNEEFFGEPEGLIATGSLRRKAMWLNRYPTHKVEDLRGNVNTRLEKLKNSETWNGAVFAAAGLERLGILPKDAIDLPWMISAPGQGAIMITALEKDDFSLDACEQLNHHETKVCVGVEREFLRLLEGGCTAPIGALAYVDSRTEEVNFKAVLLKKDGSKKIRVAKTAKLGNHRYLAKDCADYIINKGGKEMMAEDEGVSTKIASVYSTKKLSELQKEILSDAIDIKDSDFIKIRFNRIPPKVMKNEIENVIITSQNGVESILNSFTKDEIKFKNIFCVGRRTKKLIENRIGKVAKVAKNAKTLATYLSTTLENKEVTYFCSNVRMDILPAYLQTADIVVNEVEAYKTMLSPNKLNDAVSGVLFYSPSGIESYLQENTKDKIAFCIGETTAKEARKHFDNVQVANMPSVESVLELINSYYSK; this comes from the coding sequence ATGCAAAAAATCATTAGAATAGGAACTCGCAATAGTGAATTAGCGCTTTGGCAAGCGAATAAAGTACGTAAAGAATTAAGAGAATTAGGCTACGAATCTGTTTTAGTTCCTATAAAATCTACAGGAGATATTATTTTAGATAAACCTTTGTATGAGTTAGGAATTACAGGAATTTTTACCAAAAATTTAGACATCGCCATGTTAAATGGTGATATCGATATTGCTGTACATTCTCTAAAAGATGTGCCAACTGCTTTACCAGAAGGCATTGTTCAGGCTGCCGTTTTAAAACGCGGTAATTACAACGATATTTTAGTTTTAAAAGGTAATGAAGAGTTTTTCGGTGAGCCAGAAGGATTAATCGCTACAGGTAGTTTGCGAAGAAAAGCCATGTGGTTAAATAGATATCCAACCCATAAAGTTGAAGATTTAAGAGGAAATGTAAATACACGTTTAGAAAAATTAAAAAATAGCGAAACTTGGAACGGTGCTGTATTTGCGGCGGCCGGACTAGAAAGACTTGGCATACTTCCTAAAGATGCTATCGATCTTCCTTGGATGATTTCTGCACCTGGTCAAGGAGCAATTATGATTACTGCTTTAGAAAAAGATGATTTTTCATTAGATGCTTGTGAGCAATTAAATCACCATGAAACTAAAGTTTGTGTAGGTGTGGAACGTGAGTTCTTAAGATTGTTAGAGGGCGGTTGTACTGCACCTATTGGAGCGCTAGCCTATGTTGATTCAAGAACTGAAGAAGTAAATTTTAAAGCTGTTTTATTAAAAAAAGATGGTTCTAAAAAAATAAGAGTTGCAAAAACGGCAAAACTAGGAAATCATAGATACCTAGCAAAAGATTGTGCAGATTATATAATTAATAAAGGAGGAAAAGAAATGATGGCAGAAGATGAAGGTGTTTCTACTAAAATAGCATCTGTCTATTCTACAAAAAAACTTTCTGAACTTCAAAAAGAAATATTATCCGATGCTATTGACATAAAGGATAGCGATTTTATAAAAATTCGTTTTAATAGAATTCCACCAAAGGTGATGAAAAACGAAATTGAAAATGTAATTATCACCAGCCAGAATGGAGTAGAATCAATTTTAAACTCTTTTACAAAAGATGAAATAAAATTCAAGAATATTTTTTGTGTAGGTAGAAGAACTAAAAAATTGATTGAAAATAGAATTGGTAAAGTCGCTAAAGTTGCAAAAAATGCAAAAACATTAGCAACTTATTTATCAACAACATTAGAGAATAAAGAAGTAACCTATTTTTGCAGTAATGTAAGAATGGATATTTTACCGGCCTATTTGCAAACAGCAGATATTGTGGTAAATGAAGTGGAAGCCTACAAAACAATGTTAAGTCCAAATAAATTAAACGATGCTGTTTCTGGTGTTTTATTCTATAGTCCGTCAGGAATAGAAAGTTATTTACAAGAAAATACGAAAGACAAAATTGCTTTTTGTATCGGTGAAACGACGGCAAAAGAGGCAAGAAAGCATTTTGATAATGTTCAGGTTGCCAATATGCCCAGTGTAGAGAGTGTTTTAGAATTGATAAATAGTTATTATTCAAAATAA
- the hemB gene encoding porphobilinogen synthase codes for MFRTRRLRKSEGIRRLVRETKLSVDNFIYPLFIEEGENIETEIVSMPGIKRFSLDRISKELNEVVSLNIPAVLLFGIPSNKDDEGTETWNENGIMQQAIRFIKKNYPSLYVITDVCFCEYTSHGHCGIIHENDVDNDATLVNIAKQVVSHAKAGVDMVAPSGMMDGTIDMVRQSLDNSGFVNLPIMAYAVKYASAFYGPFRDAADSAPTFGDRRTYQMDPANRDEGMREATFDDQEGADILMVKPALSYLDIIRDLKNNFDRPIACYNVSGEYAMVKAAAEKGWIDGEKVMMESLLSMKRAGADIIITYFAKEAAKVLLKGC; via the coding sequence ATGTTCAGAACTCGCAGATTAAGAAAGTCAGAAGGAATTCGCAGATTAGTTAGAGAAACTAAATTGTCTGTAGATAATTTTATTTACCCATTATTTATAGAAGAAGGAGAAAACATTGAAACTGAAATTGTTTCTATGCCAGGCATCAAACGTTTTTCTTTAGACAGAATTTCTAAAGAATTAAATGAAGTTGTTTCTTTGAATATTCCTGCAGTATTATTGTTCGGAATTCCGTCCAACAAAGATGATGAAGGTACAGAAACTTGGAACGAAAACGGAATTATGCAACAAGCAATTCGTTTTATTAAAAAAAATTATCCTAGTTTATATGTAATTACAGATGTTTGTTTTTGCGAATATACATCGCATGGTCATTGCGGCATTATTCATGAGAATGATGTTGATAATGATGCAACTTTAGTAAATATTGCAAAACAAGTAGTTTCGCATGCAAAAGCTGGCGTAGATATGGTAGCGCCTTCAGGAATGATGGATGGAACCATAGATATGGTGCGCCAATCTTTAGACAATTCGGGGTTTGTAAACTTGCCAATTATGGCATATGCAGTAAAATATGCATCCGCTTTTTACGGGCCATTTAGAGATGCTGCAGATTCTGCACCTACTTTTGGTGATCGAAGAACCTATCAAATGGATCCTGCGAATAGAGATGAAGGAATGCGTGAAGCTACTTTTGATGATCAAGAAGGAGCCGATATTTTGATGGTAAAACCAGCATTATCCTATTTAGATATCATTAGAGATTTAAAGAATAATTTCGACAGACCGATTGCATGTTATAATGTAAGTGGAGAATATGCAATGGTAAAAGCTGCAGCAGAAAAAGGTTGGATTGACGGTGAAAAAGTAATGATGGAAAGTTTACTATCAATGAAAAGAGCAGGAGCAGACATTATTATTACGTATTTTGCAAAGGAGGCAGCTAAAGTTTTATTAAAGGGCTGTTAA
- a CDS encoding GIY-YIG nuclease family protein has product MFKTQHQYYVYIITNKKDGVLYIGVSNDLERRMFEHKNKLVEAFFIKI; this is encoded by the coding sequence TTGTTTAAAACTCAACATCAATATTATGTTTATATTATTACAAATAAAAAAGATGGAGTTTTATACATTGGTGTTTCAAACGATTTGGAAAGAAGAATGTTTGAGCATAAAAATAAATTGGTTGAAGCTTTTTTCATCAAGATATAA
- a CDS encoding GIY-YIG nuclease family protein: protein MKLFSSRYNLDKLIYFEVYQYISNAIKREKNLKKWKRDWKINLIIEENSDWNDLSEDWFD, encoded by the coding sequence TTGAAGCTTTTTTCATCAAGATATAATTTAGATAAATTAATTTATTTTGAAGTTTATCAATATATTTCTAATGCTATCAAAAGAGAGAAGAATTTAAAGAAGTGGAAAAGAGATTGGAAAATAAATTTAATTATTGAAGAAAATTCTGATTGGAATGATTTATCAGAAGATTGGTTTGATTAA
- the hemL gene encoding glutamate-1-semialdehyde 2,1-aminomutase — MKFKNSKKLYNKGLVNLVGAVNSPVRAFSSVGGNPLFIKKAKGSKITDVDGNEYIDLVLSYGPMILGHRHKKVQKAITKALKNGYSFGASTKNEIKLAKIVCDAFPGMDKVRFVNSGTEAVLSAVRLARAFTGKDKIIKFSGCYHGHQDSLLVAAGSGLATLSLPGSKGVPEGAVKNTLIATYNDLESVKKHFEEHDDIAGVIIEPICGNMGVVIPQNNFLKELKAYIETKGALLIADEVMTGFRSKFGGAQELLGVTADITCLGKVIGGGFPVGAYGARNEIMQEVAPLGGMYQAGTLSGNPIAMAGGIATLTEVKRQNPYDQFNETAAILEVILLETAKKYNVDLVVNRFGSMMNPFFTKEKVTNFAEAQTSDTNKFAIFFWEMIKNGVFLPPSQFEAWFLSSAIKDKDIKKIAEAVDKAMFAVSKI; from the coding sequence ATGAAATTCAAGAATTCAAAAAAATTATATAACAAAGGATTGGTAAACTTGGTTGGGGCAGTAAATTCTCCAGTAAGAGCATTTTCATCCGTTGGTGGAAATCCGTTGTTTATCAAAAAAGCAAAAGGAAGTAAAATTACAGACGTAGACGGAAACGAATACATAGATTTGGTGCTTTCTTACGGTCCCATGATTTTAGGACATCGTCATAAAAAGGTTCAAAAAGCAATAACAAAGGCCTTAAAGAATGGGTATTCGTTTGGAGCCTCGACAAAAAATGAAATCAAACTAGCAAAAATAGTTTGCGATGCTTTTCCAGGAATGGACAAAGTTCGTTTTGTGAATTCTGGCACCGAAGCGGTCTTAAGTGCAGTTCGTTTGGCAAGAGCATTTACAGGAAAAGATAAAATTATAAAATTTTCTGGTTGCTACCACGGGCATCAAGACTCATTATTAGTTGCAGCCGGTTCTGGCTTAGCAACTTTAAGTTTGCCAGGTTCTAAAGGTGTTCCGGAAGGAGCCGTAAAAAACACTTTAATTGCTACATATAATGATTTAGAAAGTGTAAAAAAGCATTTTGAGGAACATGATGATATTGCAGGTGTCATTATAGAGCCAATCTGTGGCAATATGGGAGTTGTAATTCCGCAGAATAATTTTTTAAAAGAATTGAAAGCCTACATAGAAACCAAAGGAGCGCTATTAATTGCAGATGAGGTTATGACAGGTTTTCGTTCTAAATTTGGTGGTGCGCAAGAATTACTGGGGGTTACAGCAGATATTACTTGTTTAGGAAAGGTAATTGGTGGCGGTTTTCCTGTAGGAGCTTACGGAGCGAGAAATGAAATTATGCAAGAAGTTGCCCCTTTAGGAGGCATGTATCAAGCAGGAACGTTAAGTGGAAATCCGATTGCAATGGCAGGCGGAATAGCAACTTTAACCGAAGTGAAGAGACAGAATCCGTATGATCAGTTTAATGAAACTGCGGCTATTTTAGAAGTGATTTTATTAGAGACTGCGAAAAAATACAATGTAGATTTGGTTGTGAATCGTTTTGGTTCTATGATGAATCCATTTTTTACAAAAGAAAAAGTGACGAATTTTGCTGAAGCTCAGACTTCGGATACGAATAAGTTTGCGATTTTCTTTTGGGAAATGATTAAAAATGGTGTGTTTTTACCCCCAAGTCAATTTGAAGCTTGGTTTTTATCATCAGCAATTAAAGACAAAGACATTAAAAAAATAGCAGAGGCAGTTGATAAGGCCATGTTTGCAGTTTCAAAAATATAA
- a CDS encoding protease complex subunit PrcB family protein, whose product MKTVITILFSLLLVGCPKNQEGGFTSLSKGSLFGNGAEGFKKENLVISSKQEWKSFLSKIDTTNKVSNTFENVIDFSKEMVLVCMDKVRNSGGFSVEIIEVTQEKDTVFIKIKRKGPKPMSMATTVIKQPYHIVKINKTNKEIKFLEL is encoded by the coding sequence ATGAAAACAGTGATCACGATTTTGTTTAGTTTGTTACTAGTAGGTTGTCCTAAAAACCAAGAAGGAGGTTTTACGTCGCTGTCTAAAGGAAGTTTATTTGGAAATGGTGCGGAAGGATTTAAAAAAGAGAACCTTGTAATTTCTTCAAAACAAGAATGGAAATCTTTTTTATCAAAAATAGATACTACAAATAAAGTTTCTAACACATTTGAAAATGTAATTGATTTTTCAAAAGAAATGGTTCTTGTTTGTATGGATAAGGTTCGGAATTCAGGAGGATTTTCAGTTGAAATTATAGAAGTTACACAAGAAAAAGATACTGTATTCATTAAAATAAAAAGAAAAGGTCCAAAACCCATGAGTATGGCAACTACTGTTATAAAGCAACCTTATCATATTGTGAAAATTAATAAGACAAATAAGGAAATAAAATTTCTAGAGTTATAA
- the hemE gene encoding uroporphyrinogen decarboxylase: MIKNDLFLRALQGETVDRPPVWMMRQAGRYLPEFQVIKKKYDFFTRCRTPELASEITVQPIRRYGMDAAILFSDILVIPQAMNIEVEMKPNFGPYLPNPIRNQKDLDRVIVPDVHETLGYVIEAIKATKEKLNDEVPLIGFAGSPWTILCYCVQGQGSKNFDKAKELCFTNPVVAHSLLQKITDTTIAYLRAKVEAGVNAVQIFDSWGGMLSPIDYQEFSWQYMQQIIDALKDSTPVIAFGKGCWFALDKMAKSGASALGVDWTCSARNARYLSGGNITLQGNFDPSRLLSPPSEIKKMVHQMINDFGKDKYIVNLGHGILPNIPVENAKAFVDAVKEYKSPS; the protein is encoded by the coding sequence ATGATTAAAAACGACTTATTTTTAAGAGCTTTACAAGGAGAAACTGTAGACAGGCCACCCGTTTGGATGATGCGTCAAGCAGGGAGATATTTACCAGAATTTCAGGTAATCAAAAAGAAATACGATTTTTTTACCCGCTGCAGAACACCAGAATTAGCATCAGAAATTACAGTGCAACCTATCAGAAGATATGGTATGGATGCTGCAATTTTATTTTCAGATATCTTGGTCATTCCGCAAGCAATGAATATTGAAGTGGAAATGAAACCCAATTTCGGACCTTATTTACCAAATCCTATTCGCAATCAAAAAGATTTAGATCGCGTAATTGTTCCTGATGTTCATGAAACTTTGGGGTATGTAATCGAAGCTATAAAAGCTACCAAAGAAAAGTTAAATGATGAGGTTCCGTTAATTGGTTTTGCTGGTTCACCTTGGACAATTTTATGTTATTGTGTACAAGGTCAGGGTTCTAAAAACTTTGATAAAGCAAAAGAATTATGTTTTACGAATCCTGTTGTTGCACATTCTTTACTTCAAAAAATTACAGACACAACAATTGCATATTTAAGGGCAAAAGTTGAAGCTGGTGTAAATGCTGTTCAGATATTTGATTCTTGGGGAGGAATGCTGTCTCCGATAGATTATCAAGAATTTTCTTGGCAATATATGCAGCAAATAATTGATGCTTTAAAAGATAGCACACCCGTAATCGCATTCGGAAAAGGGTGTTGGTTTGCTTTGGATAAAATGGCAAAATCAGGCGCTTCTGCTTTGGGAGTAGATTGGACCTGTTCTGCCAGAAATGCACGTTATTTATCAGGAGGAAATATTACTTTACAGGGTAATTTTGATCCTTCAAGATTGTTATCGCCTCCATCAGAAATTAAGAAGATGGTACATCAAATGATCAATGATTTCGGAAAAGATAAATATATTGTAAATTTAGGTCACGGAATTTTACCAAATATTCCTGTAGAAAATGCAAAAGCGTTTGTAGATGCTGTGAAAGAATATAAAAGCCCATCTTAA
- a CDS encoding EI24 domain-containing protein yields the protein MIKNIILGIKEYAGAFELISKLKLWKYFAIPILISIVTAIFIGIEAYVLSDNVGAYISNIWTWDWGKETFTSISNFIGGLIVLIIGLILYKHIIMAFSAPFMSPVSEKIEKHFYGDVTHLYRKTTNTQQLIRGIRINIRNLIRELLITLPLLLLKFIPIVNILSTLALFFVQSYYAGFGNMDYTLERHFDYKKSVHFVDKNKGYAIGNGIVFMLFLLLPIIGIILVLPLSVTAASTSTLKILHGNPKIVYEK from the coding sequence ATGATTAAAAACATCATTTTAGGGATTAAAGAATATGCAGGCGCTTTCGAATTGATTTCAAAACTAAAACTTTGGAAATATTTTGCCATTCCTATTTTGATAAGTATTGTTACAGCAATTTTTATAGGAATTGAAGCGTATGTTTTATCTGATAATGTAGGTGCATACATCAGTAATATATGGACTTGGGATTGGGGTAAAGAAACATTTACATCCATTAGTAATTTTATAGGAGGTTTAATTGTATTAATAATTGGTTTAATTTTATATAAACACATTATTATGGCTTTTTCAGCACCTTTTATGAGTCCTGTTTCAGAAAAAATTGAAAAACACTTTTACGGAGATGTAACGCATCTCTATAGAAAAACTACAAATACACAGCAATTAATTAGAGGAATCAGAATAAATATTAGAAATTTAATTAGAGAATTACTAATTACGTTACCTCTATTGTTATTAAAATTTATACCGATTGTAAATATATTATCAACATTGGCTTTATTTTTTGTACAATCTTATTATGCTGGTTTTGGGAATATGGATTATACCTTAGAACGTCATTTTGATTATAAGAAAAGCGTTCATTTTGTTGATAAAAATAAAGGATATGCTATTGGAAATGGAATTGTTTTTATGTTATTTTTATTACTTCCGATTATTGGAATTATTCTTGTTTTACCATTATCGGTTACTGCAGCCTCAACAAGTACACTGAAAATTTTACACGGAAATCCTAAAATTGTTTATGAAAAATAA